The Oreochromis aureus strain Israel breed Guangdong linkage group 15, ZZ_aureus, whole genome shotgun sequence genome contains the following window.
TTCCCTCAGTGTATGTCCTCAGTGTTTCCTGCTTTTCCTCTCAGTCTCAGTTCCCCcatgtttagtttagttctGTGCCTGCTTCCCACTTCCTGCTTTATTCTGCTGCCATTTGTCTCTTGTGTATTATGTTTAGCTTTACTTCCTCCCCTGATCCACTCTGTCAATCATCCACACCACAAGTTTCCCCAGCAGTCTCTTTGTTGTCCCTTGGATTTTGTAGTTTTAATTCCTGGACTGTGACTTGGATTTATGTTAggatttggttgtttgttttttatcagccaaaagaaaacaagggaaaaaaaaccctcacttttgtttttcaacactGTCTTTGCATTCTGCATTTTAGCCCCATTTTAGTCTCCCTCCCCACTCACTTTAACCCAGCTACAGCTCAtggaggtttgaacagcaggtggagcCATAGCTGTGTGAGTGACAGACTCACAGTccagatcaaaagtttaagacaacTTGTATaatggcaaaaaacaaacaaacaacaacaaaaaaaaaccttcttttttttgccatgtggtcctaaacttttgatcagctgtaaaacagcctgtttcagtttaagcatttttttcaataaattccatgctcaaaaaaatgttttgtctcactctcaTTTCTTCTTGTTAGAGGGTGAAGCTCTAcctggaaccttgttaagatccaaccatgcaaaatatgattttttatttattttttttaaccatttttcaagtggtcttaaacttttgatcgggactCTATTAAGGACACCCCCTCTCAGTAACATACAGATCCAAGCATAGAAAACCTGAAACAGAGCTTGCAGGTTACAGGGGGAACTTGGACAGGTTTGTTTTGGTTGCAATTAAATGTGTGAACTCATCTGTGTGTAGATTTTTTTAAGCAGTTATAGTGAGCAATACATAAACTTGCACGTATCGCAATATAGAAATGGCTTCTTAGTTTAATGTTAATAAGAAAAAGTGTTATAGAGCCATacggtttaaaataaaatcaagtgCAAAGTGAAAAGAACAACAATAAAGGGAACAACATTTAATTGGCTGGTTCTGTATCCGACAGATACACCAGCACAAAGACAATAAAACGACACTGAGAATAAACTAATAATATAACATGTTTGGCCTTTTATTTCAGTAAATGCTGACTTAGTTTTGTCAGTTTTTCTAACAGCTATATCCGATTTGAACATTTTGGCAACATGTTCAGGACCAGTCAACTAAAATGATTAAGTCCAAAAATGAATTGTATCAACAATCAGCTCGATACACCAGAGCTGACACATTTCTCAGATCCgagaaaacatttcagttaGCAGGAACACAAAGCCTTACGCTAAGCTGCACACTTAAAATTTTATTAGCAGGAGCCAAACTCTTCGATCCACTTTTCATACTTTTCCAGGTCAGCTGCAGAAACTGATTTGGACACTTTCCTCAGAGCGGACTCAAAGTCCTCCATGGTGATGGGCTTGTCCACCTCATCCTGGGAAAGTCTGCGCATCTCCTCTGGAGTGAGGCCTTTGATCCTTCGCCTCATGGCCATCAGAGATGCGTCCCTACGCAACACACAACAACGGTTTGTCAGATTTCACTTAATACTGTTCATCACATACAAACCTTTAGGTGGGAAGGTTAGGTTAAATTGAAACCAAACTCGTGAATGTTTTCAGCGTGCTGAAGATAATTTTAAAACACTATGATACTGCAAAATTGCACCCAGGTGTGGAGATTATTCTTGTTGCAGAGTCCCTTGCATCAGCGTCTCTCTTAGTCCCCAAGAAAGAGTTATAAAGCAAGCAACACAGCCAAAGAGTACCGTAACAGTCCACTAATAACTAACATCAAACACACATGGCTACCAGCACAGCAGACTTTAACACAAACTCACAAAACGATGTGGTTTCACATAGGAATGTGCTAGCCAGTCTAGAACACAAGAAACCTAGAATTAGCGAGCAAGCAACAATTTGTCCACGTTAGCCGCTAATTTATTATTAGCTAACAAACAGGAGCTTCGCAAGCATCAGCAGAGTGATCACGATTCCTTCTCTCTCATCTGGTTAGTGTTAGCAAATATTAGTTTTACTGCTAATACGGACAAATTGCAAGACATCTTATGTAGCAAAGTACcatatttttcagaccataaggggcaccggattataaggcgcactgtcaatgaacgggtctgttttcatacataaggcgcgctggattataaggcgcattaagcaaaacaaaacaggcagataagtcaaactttattcaacttattcttcttgcttcctccattcattaatgttgaattctctcgcagctgctctattcccatgttgttgcagtatattaatgactaacctcgtatctTGGAttgattatctcagttgttctcctgactgaagtttagtccgtttacagcatcctccCATGCTATTGCAtttgttaacttttatcgagtggaaaaaagttagcgttcatcctccagcttcactgtgtttatgttatgctagctgtgtcgctagggatcacgtagcacatcattatataccagatagtccaacttcagtaaccctacaaaagtcactgctgtttagttttctgtcttcatttatgttggaagtgatagcagagctgtacattttaattttttcagaaatctctcagtcatgGTATATCacgtttaggtggaaactagcgagctaacttcctgctaactccATTAAATTGACTAAATTctattttcatggatgcctggatgttaaacttaattgttacacctggtaaagcagcaacgctgatccttttattaaagatgaaagaatttagacagtttttaactctcagtgatgctgcagtgttcgtttgactctGGGACCTGAAACAGACGGAGTTTAAAACCCtggattactccgcgaggctcctgactacggtagccgtaatgctccaacaatccatcaagcttcgtagcttaccaaagtcgtactaaaatgtttttttgacaGGTTTTTAAGCGcagtgtaccacataaaatcggttcgaggtcagtaagcacaaccagaattcatacataagcaAACCGGAATATTAGGCGCGCtgttgatttttcagaaaattcaaggattttaagtgcacctTATAGTGCAGAAAATATGGTACTGCAAATACCAAGACTACAGTTCATTTAACTACCAGGGCCATCAGTAAATATCAGCAGTTATCTGGAAGTTATGCTTAGTGTATtctttaaacttcattgtgaaATATGCCCTGACCTGCTCACGTTAGTGATGTCAGCTCCTGTGTAACCCTCCATCTGCTCAGCAATCTTGTCCAAGTCCACGTCGCTGGCCAGCTCCAGCTCCCTCAGGTTCGTCTTGAGCAGCTCCACTCGCCCCTTAGCTGCAAACAGAGGGCCAACAGCAACTAGAGCATGCTTTCTGCTTGAGTAAATGGTCATTTCATCAGCAATATTTACACGAAGAAAGAAGGTCAtcatttacagggagtgcagaattattaggcaaatgagtattttgtccacatcatcctcttcatgcatgttgtcttactccaagctgtataggctcgaaagcccactaccaattaagcatattaggtgatgtgcatctctgtaatgagaaggggtgtggtctaatgacatcaacaccctatatcaggtgtgcataattattaggcaacttcctttcctttggcaaaatgggtcaaaagaaggacttgacaggctcagaaaagtcaaaaatagtgagatatcttgcagagggatgcagcagtcttaaaattgcaaagcttctgaagcgtgatcatcgaacaatcaagcgtttcattcaaaatagtcaacagggtcgcaagaagcgtgtggaaaaccaaggcgcaaaataactgcccatgaactgagaaaagtcaagcgtgcagctgccaagatgccacttgccaccagtttggccatatttcagagctgcaacatcactggagtgcccaaaagcacaaggtgtgcaatactcagagacatggccaaggtaagaaaggctgaaagacgaccaccactgaacaagacacacaagctgaaacgtcaagactgggccaagaaatatctcaagactgatttttctaaggttttatggaccgatgaaatgagagtgagtcttgatgggccagatggatgggcccgtggctggattggtaaagggcagagagctccagtccgactcagacgccagcaaggtggaggtggagtactggtttgggctggtatcatcaaagatgagcttgtggggccttttcgggttgaggatggagtcaagctcaactcccagtcctactgccagtttctggaagacaccttcttcaagcagtggtacaggaagaagtctgcatccttcaagaaaaacatgattttcatgcaggacaatgctccatcacacgcgcgtccaagtactccacagcgtggctggcaagaaagggtataaaagaagaaaaactaatgacatggcctccttgttcacctgatctgaaccccattgagaacctgtggtccatcatcaaatgtgagatttacaaggaggaaaacagtacacctctctgaacagtgtctgggaggctgtggttgctgctgcactaatgttgatggtgaacagatcaaaacactgacaggatccatggatggcaggcttttgagtgtccttgcaaagaaaggtggctatattggtcgctgatttgtttttgttttgtttttgaatgtcagaaatgtatatttgtgaatgtggagatgttatattggtttcactggtaaaaataaataattgaaatgggtatatatgtgttttttgttaagttgcctaataattatgcacagtaatagtcacctgcacacacagatatccccctaaaatagctaaaactaaaaactacttccaaaaacattcagctttgatattgagttttttgggttcattgagaacatggttgttgaataataaaattattcctcaaaaatacttgcctaataattcggCAATCAATTGTAAAGGCCTAGATATGCTGTAATTTTCAGACAAAACAAAGGTTACTCTTTATGGCGTCTAACCATATCGACTCCTTCTCATTTTTGTCCAGCATATGTTCTTCAGTGCAAATGTTCAACAAATGTATAGGACTGCTGTCTTTCATCAGCACAATATcgctaaaattagaaacatcctgtttcAGGCTGAAAAGACAGTCCACGCATCAATTGTTTCTAGGCTGGACTTCTTTATCAGGAGTACTAACAAGGATTACAGAGAGCGACCCTAATCTTTAAATATTATCTTCTCTTTATTGGCTCTATATTATATCcagaattgaaattaaaatcctTCTCCCTGCATACAGAATGATCGTGTTCAATCATATCCTAAATACCTC
Protein-coding sequences here:
- the LOC116318227 gene encoding katanin p60 ATPase-containing subunit A1-like, producing the protein MMTFFLRVNIADEMTIYSSRKHALVAVGPLFAAKGRVELLKTNLRELELASDVDLDKIAEQMEGYTGADITNVSRDASLMAMRRRIKGLTPEEMRRLSQDEVDKPITMEDFESALRKVSKSVSAADLEKYEKWIEEFGSC